A portion of the Faecalibacterium sp. I3-3-89 genome contains these proteins:
- the dnaA gene encoding chromosomal replication initiator protein DnaA — protein MDSFKDVLEAAQSYCKAQMAEPTYNLYIDGLEPISFEDSSHITLSVRNDFICKIVTDRYLGLLKEAFKTVLGFDVDITLVVPSTPPHEVVLAQQYEANPASPQGNYEFTFENFIKGPSNQFAFAAAQAVAANPSGAYNPLFIYGGSGLGKTHLLTAIQTEIKRTHPDFVIMYVTCEQFTNELIAAIRAGSTEDFRMKYRVADLLLVDDIQFIAGKESTQEEFFHTFNSLHDAHKQIVIASDRPAKEIKSLEERLRTRFEWGLTADVQPPDFETRVAIVKRKAELLHLDLPEDVAEFIANHLKNNIRQLEGAVKKLNAYYMLEGIQPVISVAQNAIKDILNETQPVPVTIEKIVGEVSRTFNVSPADIRGTKRNANVASARRVAIYILREVTGMSMEEIGREFSGRDHSTIVYSLKTMERDMKNDQHLRETVSDIIKNVKA, from the coding sequence ATGGATTCTTTCAAGGACGTTTTAGAGGCTGCCCAGAGCTACTGCAAAGCGCAGATGGCGGAGCCGACATATAATCTCTATATCGACGGACTGGAGCCGATCAGCTTTGAGGACTCCAGCCATATCACCCTCTCGGTGCGCAACGACTTCATCTGCAAGATCGTGACGGACCGCTATCTCGGCCTGCTCAAGGAGGCGTTCAAGACGGTGCTGGGCTTTGATGTGGACATCACCCTCGTGGTGCCCAGCACGCCGCCCCACGAGGTGGTGCTGGCCCAGCAGTACGAGGCAAACCCCGCCTCGCCGCAGGGCAACTACGAGTTCACCTTCGAGAACTTCATCAAAGGCCCCTCCAACCAGTTTGCGTTTGCTGCGGCGCAGGCTGTTGCCGCCAACCCCTCCGGCGCCTACAACCCGCTGTTCATCTACGGCGGCTCGGGCCTCGGCAAGACCCATCTGCTGACGGCCATCCAGACCGAGATCAAGCGCACCCACCCCGACTTCGTCATCATGTACGTCACCTGTGAGCAGTTCACCAACGAGCTGATCGCCGCCATCCGCGCCGGCAGCACCGAAGACTTCCGGATGAAGTACCGCGTGGCCGACCTGCTGCTGGTGGACGACATCCAGTTCATCGCGGGCAAGGAGTCCACGCAGGAAGAGTTCTTCCACACCTTCAACTCCCTCCACGACGCCCACAAGCAGATCGTCATCGCCTCCGACCGCCCGGCCAAGGAGATCAAGAGTCTGGAAGAGCGTCTGCGCACCCGTTTCGAGTGGGGCCTGACCGCCGACGTCCAGCCGCCAGATTTTGAGACCCGCGTGGCCATCGTCAAGCGGAAGGCAGAGCTTCTCCATCTCGACCTGCCGGAGGATGTGGCCGAGTTCATCGCCAACCACCTCAAAAACAACATCCGCCAGCTGGAAGGTGCCGTCAAGAAGCTGAACGCCTACTATATGCTCGAGGGCATCCAGCCGGTCATCAGTGTGGCACAGAACGCCATCAAGGACATCCTCAATGAGACTCAGCCCGTGCCCGTCACCATCGAGAAGATCGTGGGCGAGGTGTCCCGCACCTTCAACGTCTCCCCTGCCGACATCCGGGGCACCAAGCGGAACGCCAATGTCGCATCCGCCCGCCGTGTGGCCATCTATATCCTGCGCGAAGTCACCGGCATGAGCATGGAGGAGATCGGCCGGGAGTTCTCGGGCCGCGACCACTCCACCATCGTCTACTCCCTCAAGACCATGGAGCGGGACATGAAGAACGACCAGCACCTGAGGGAAACGGTCAGCGACATCATCAAGAACGTGAAAGCCTGA
- the dnaN gene encoding DNA polymerase III subunit beta, which yields MNIICDKTLLSAAIDGVSKAVTLRSTIPVLEGILLKAEGFQLTLTGYDLEMGIVTTIEANVKEPGEIVLNAKLLSSMISRMPSGQITIQSADNGKTTIQSGVAQFEIQSMSASDFPELPNTGAEETLTIKTGVLRDMIDRTLYAVSQDEKKPAHTGELFEIEPDKMTIVALDGYRLAIVERPLTAVKDIRIIVPSKTMTEVSHLLPNDDEELVHICANRRYVVFMTAGYTIMSRLIEGEFLNYRNVIPAGSRTRVTIDTKEFIETIERASLIITERLKNPLRITFTEGKVVVRCQTNLGRVVDEFNAECEGDEVEIGFNNRYLLDALRNARTEKVRMEISGPLSPVKVLPVEGSDFLYLVLPVRFKND from the coding sequence TTGAACATCATCTGCGATAAAACTCTTCTGAGTGCAGCCATCGACGGCGTATCCAAAGCAGTCACCCTGCGCTCTACCATCCCAGTGCTGGAGGGCATTTTACTGAAAGCGGAAGGTTTCCAGCTGACCCTTACCGGCTACGACCTCGAAATGGGCATCGTGACCACCATCGAAGCCAATGTCAAGGAACCCGGCGAGATCGTTCTGAACGCAAAACTCCTCAGCAGCATGATCAGCCGGATGCCATCGGGCCAGATCACCATCCAGTCGGCCGATAATGGCAAGACCACCATCCAGAGCGGCGTGGCACAGTTCGAGATCCAGTCCATGTCCGCCTCCGATTTCCCCGAGCTGCCCAATACCGGCGCTGAGGAAACACTGACCATCAAGACCGGTGTGCTGCGGGACATGATCGACCGCACCCTGTACGCCGTCAGTCAGGACGAGAAAAAACCGGCGCATACCGGTGAACTTTTTGAGATCGAACCGGATAAAATGACCATCGTCGCACTGGACGGCTACCGTCTGGCCATCGTCGAGCGGCCCCTTACGGCCGTCAAGGACATCCGCATCATCGTCCCCAGCAAGACCATGACCGAAGTATCCCACCTGCTGCCCAACGACGACGAAGAGCTGGTGCACATCTGTGCCAACCGCCGCTATGTCGTCTTCATGACTGCCGGCTACACCATCATGAGCCGCCTGATCGAGGGAGAATTCCTCAACTACCGCAACGTCATCCCCGCAGGCAGCCGCACCCGGGTGACCATCGACACCAAGGAGTTCATCGAGACCATCGAGCGTGCCTCCCTGATTATTACAGAGCGTTTAAAAAATCCCCTCCGCATCACTTTTACAGAGGGTAAAGTCGTCGTCCGCTGCCAGACGAATCTGGGCCGCGTTGTCGATGAGTTCAACGCCGAGTGCGAGGGCGACGAGGTGGAGATCGGCTTCAACAACCGCTATCTGCTGGATGCTCTGCGCAATGCCCGCACCGAGAAGGTGCGGATGGAGATCAGCGGCCCGCTCAGCCCGGTGAAGGTCCTGCCTGTGGAGGGCAGCGACTTCCTCTACCTCGTGCTGCCCGTTCGCTTTAAAAATGACTGA
- a CDS encoding RNA-binding S4 domain-containing protein has product MQKILIHTEFIKLDALLKYAGLCETGGEAKELVQGGAVKVNGEVCTMRGKKCRPGDTVELDGQTIEIGMGG; this is encoded by the coding sequence ATGCAAAAGATCCTCATCCATACCGAATTTATCAAGCTGGATGCCCTGCTGAAGTATGCAGGCCTGTGTGAGACCGGCGGCGAAGCCAAGGAGCTGGTGCAGGGCGGGGCCGTGAAGGTCAACGGCGAGGTCTGCACCATGCGCGGCAAGAAGTGCCGTCCGGGCGACACCGTCGAGCTGGACGGCCAGACCATCGAGATCGGGATGGGCGGCTGA
- the recF gene encoding DNA replication/repair protein RecF (All proteins in this family for which functions are known are DNA-binding proteins that assist the filamentation of RecA onto DNA for the initiation of recombination or recombinational repair.) translates to MRLLSLEVENYRNIASASLTPGRELTVICGNNGQGKTNLLEAIWLLTGGKSFRGGKDAELVRRGEPFALLKASTLRAQQEEQEKEEPNRVRLTVGTPDSPRPGRTASVNGGAVKRAASLAGSFPAVVFDPGHLSLVKGAPEGRRKFLDAALCQLYPGYLTIYRRYIRALQQKNALLRRSVNGAARPYAEKRALLEVLNVELAQQGEAIQQRRRAYLETLAPLACSNYEELSHGAETLRLRYAAQFEPGGLAQLLRQKMPEELRAGQSLCGPHREDLELLLDGQPAKVYASQGQQRSVVLSLKMAEAAAAASITGEHPVLLLDDVLSELDDGRKQYLLTRMREKQTFVTSCDDTAFLRTDGEVYRMNGGVLTKV, encoded by the coding sequence ATGCGGCTGCTCTCTCTCGAGGTCGAAAATTACCGGAACATCGCCTCGGCCAGCCTGACGCCGGGCCGGGAGCTGACAGTCATCTGCGGCAACAACGGTCAGGGCAAAACGAACCTCTTGGAAGCGATCTGGCTGCTCACCGGAGGCAAGAGCTTCCGGGGCGGCAAGGACGCCGAACTGGTGCGCCGGGGCGAACCCTTCGCTCTGCTCAAAGCGTCCACCCTCCGCGCACAGCAGGAGGAGCAGGAAAAAGAAGAGCCGAACCGCGTTCGCCTGACCGTGGGCACACCGGACTCCCCCCGCCCGGGCCGGACGGCCTCGGTGAACGGGGGCGCCGTCAAGCGGGCCGCCAGCCTTGCAGGCAGTTTTCCGGCGGTGGTGTTCGACCCCGGACACCTGAGCCTCGTGAAGGGCGCACCCGAGGGGCGGCGGAAATTTCTGGATGCAGCCCTCTGCCAGCTCTACCCCGGCTATCTGACCATCTACCGCCGCTATATCCGAGCTTTGCAGCAAAAAAATGCGCTGCTTCGCCGCTCTGTAAACGGTGCTGCGCGTCCCTATGCCGAAAAAAGAGCTTTGCTGGAGGTGCTGAACGTGGAGCTGGCCCAGCAGGGCGAGGCCATCCAGCAGCGCCGCAGGGCGTATCTTGAGACGCTCGCGCCGCTGGCCTGCTCGAACTATGAAGAGCTGTCTCACGGGGCCGAGACGCTGCGCCTGCGGTATGCGGCCCAGTTTGAGCCGGGAGGGCTGGCCCAGCTCCTGCGGCAGAAAATGCCTGAGGAGCTGCGGGCCGGGCAGAGCCTCTGCGGCCCCCACCGGGAAGATCTGGAGCTTCTGCTGGACGGCCAGCCTGCAAAAGTGTATGCAAGCCAAGGACAGCAGCGGAGCGTCGTGCTGAGCCTGAAGATGGCGGAAGCCGCAGCGGCTGCCTCCATCACGGGCGAACACCCGGTGCTTCTGCTGGACGATGTGCTCAGCGAGCTGGACGACGGCCGCAAGCAGTATCTGCTGACCCGGATGCGGGAGAAGCAGACCTTCGTGACCAGCTGTGACGACACCGCCTTCCTCCGAACAGACGGCGAGGTCTACCGGATGAACGGCGGCGTACTGACGAAAGTGTGA
- the remB gene encoding extracellular matrix regulator RemB, translating to MYVHLGRDYVLNDRDIIGIFNLETTTISPRGREFLNYAQKNGAVVSLSDELPQSYVLADAPVDTVYLSELSPAALKRRTEMKLE from the coding sequence ATGTATGTGCATCTGGGCCGCGATTACGTCCTGAACGACCGGGACATCATCGGCATCTTCAACTTGGAGACGACCACCATCTCTCCCCGGGGGCGGGAGTTTCTGAACTACGCCCAGAAAAACGGGGCTGTGGTCAGCCTGTCCGATGAGCTGCCCCAGAGCTATGTACTGGCAGACGCCCCGGTGGATACGGTGTATCTTTCCGAGCTGTCCCCCGCTGCCCTCAAACGGCGCACGGAGATGAAGCTGGAATAG
- the gyrB gene encoding DNA topoisomerase (ATP-hydrolyzing) subunit B, with product MAEEIITSTNADTATDHEYNASEIQVLKGLEAVRKRPGMYIGSTGERGLHHLVYEIVDNAIDEALAGYCDHIEVKILKGDIIQVTDNGRGIPVDIQADTGLPAVTVVYTILHAGGKFGGENSGYKVAGGLHGVGASVVNACSEWLTVNVRRDGHEYEQTFRRGDPDGPLKCIGTVDPSVTGTRVTFKPDPEMFKDTTVYNFETLEKRLREESFLNAGVKITLTDERELYTPVLEDGKEGEPTYRTEVMCYEGGIKSFVTYLGEKRDLEVLHPNVIYLKGQTDRGMAEIALQYNSSYNELLLSFANNVNTPDGGTHEEGFRSSLTRVFNDYGRSHGLLKEKDENLSGADVREGLICVISVKLQEAEFEGQTKAKLGNTEIRTLVSNMVYSKLMEFFEENPGVAKAIFEKATQAARARAAAKKARELVRRKSALETSRMPGKLADCREKDPSRTEIFIVEGDSAGGSAKMGRDSAIQAILPLWGKMLNVEKARADRIYGNDKLMPVVLALGCGIGDEFDISKLRYDKVFIMADADVDGSHICTLMLTFFFRYMRPLIEQGHVYVAQPPLFKVQKGNTIKYAYNDAEMALLSQEMPGAKINRYKGLGEMNPEQLWETTMNPENRVIVRITIEDAEKADEAFTILMGDQVEPRRRFIETNAQYAKLDV from the coding sequence ATGGCAGAGGAAATCATTACCAGCACCAACGCAGATACTGCGACGGACCATGAATACAACGCCAGCGAGATCCAGGTCCTGAAAGGTCTGGAGGCTGTGCGCAAGCGCCCCGGTATGTATATCGGCTCTACCGGCGAGCGGGGTCTGCACCATCTGGTGTACGAGATCGTGGACAACGCCATCGATGAGGCTCTGGCCGGTTACTGTGACCATATCGAGGTCAAGATCTTAAAGGGCGACATCATTCAGGTCACGGACAATGGCCGCGGCATCCCCGTGGATATTCAGGCAGACACCGGCCTGCCTGCCGTCACCGTCGTCTACACCATCCTCCACGCCGGCGGCAAGTTCGGCGGCGAGAACTCCGGCTACAAGGTGGCCGGCGGCCTGCACGGCGTCGGTGCGTCTGTCGTCAACGCCTGCTCGGAGTGGCTGACCGTCAACGTCCGCCGCGATGGGCACGAGTACGAGCAGACCTTCCGCCGCGGCGACCCGGATGGGCCGCTGAAGTGCATCGGCACGGTGGACCCCAGCGTCACCGGCACCCGCGTCACCTTCAAGCCCGACCCTGAGATGTTCAAGGATACCACCGTCTACAACTTTGAGACGCTGGAAAAGCGGCTGCGGGAGGAGAGCTTCCTGAATGCCGGTGTGAAGATCACCCTGACCGATGAGCGGGAGCTTTACACCCCCGTCCTCGAGGACGGCAAGGAGGGCGAGCCGACCTACCGCACCGAGGTCATGTGCTACGAGGGCGGCATCAAGAGCTTCGTCACCTATCTGGGCGAGAAGCGGGACCTCGAGGTGCTCCACCCCAATGTCATCTACCTCAAGGGCCAGACCGACCGGGGCATGGCCGAGATCGCTCTGCAGTATAATTCCAGCTACAACGAGCTGCTGCTGAGCTTTGCCAACAATGTCAACACTCCCGACGGCGGCACCCACGAAGAGGGCTTCCGCAGCAGCCTCACCCGCGTCTTCAACGACTATGGCCGCAGCCATGGCCTGCTGAAGGAGAAGGACGAGAACCTGTCCGGCGCAGACGTCCGGGAGGGCCTCATCTGTGTCATCTCCGTCAAGCTGCAGGAAGCTGAGTTCGAGGGCCAGACCAAGGCAAAGCTGGGCAACACCGAGATCCGCACCCTCGTGTCCAACATGGTCTACTCCAAGCTGATGGAGTTCTTCGAGGAGAACCCGGGCGTCGCCAAGGCCATCTTCGAGAAGGCCACGCAGGCCGCCCGTGCCCGCGCCGCCGCCAAGAAGGCCCGTGAGCTGGTGCGCCGCAAGAGCGCGCTGGAGACCAGCCGGATGCCCGGCAAGCTGGCCGACTGCCGCGAGAAAGACCCCAGCCGCACTGAGATCTTCATCGTCGAGGGCGATTCTGCAGGCGGCTCGGCCAAGATGGGCCGTGACTCGGCCATTCAGGCCATCCTCCCCCTGTGGGGCAAGATGCTCAACGTCGAAAAGGCCCGCGCCGACCGCATCTACGGCAACGACAAGCTGATGCCGGTCGTTCTGGCGCTGGGCTGCGGCATCGGCGACGAGTTCGATATTTCCAAACTGCGGTATGACAAGGTCTTCATCATGGCCGATGCCGATGTCGATGGCTCTCACATCTGCACCCTGATGCTCACCTTCTTCTTCCGCTATATGCGCCCCCTCATCGAGCAGGGCCATGTCTATGTGGCACAGCCCCCGCTGTTCAAGGTGCAGAAGGGAAATACCATCAAATACGCCTACAACGACGCCGAAATGGCCCTTCTGTCGCAGGAGATGCCCGGCGCGAAGATCAACCGCTATAAGGGCCTTGGTGAGATGAACCCGGAGCAGCTCTGGGAGACCACCATGAACCCGGAGAACCGCGTCATCGTCCGCATCACCATCGAGGATGCCGAGAAGGCAGACGAGGCCTTCACCATCCTGATGGGCGATCAGGTGGAGCCGCGCCGCCGCTTTATCGAGACCAACGCGCAGTACGCAAAGCTCGACGTGTAA
- the gyrA gene encoding DNA gyrase subunit A: MEEDYVMIPGSGTKMIIRDVKKEIETAFLDYSMSVIVARALPDVRDGLKPVHRRILYTMHERGNDPSHPYRKSADTVGAVLGSYHPHGDASVYDAMVRLAQDFSLRYPLVDGQGNFGSVDGDPPAAYRYTEARMSRMAVEMLTDIDKDTINWDPNFDETKKEPSVLPCRFPNLLVNGSQGIAVGMATNIPPHNLSEVIDGCVAYIDDPDIDLPGLMEHIKGPDFPTAGIIMGRSGIRAAYATGRGKITLRGRATIEETKNGRTQIIITEIPYMVNKARLIENMADLVKDKRIEGITGLNDETNRKGMRIVVDIRKDANAQVILNQLYQYTQLQDTVGVIMLAIDHKVPKVMTLKQMIQKYVEFQDEVVRRRTQYDLKKAKERAHILEGLKKATDIVDELIATIRACKGGMSEAKAAIMEQFGFDDPQADAIVKLQLGRLAGLEILKIEEELSGLQAKIEDWEDILAHDARVLEIVKNELLDMKKRFGDERRTEIQSVTGEVDIEDLIAEEQCVYTLTEAGYIKRQLKATYQAQKRGGRGISGMTRKEEDIVQEMFVGSTHDYVLFVTDRGRLFRVKGYTISEGSRTSKGSNIVNLLQLAEGEKVTNMLCYPKDEDNKGGFVTMVTKQGLIKRTPLEQYANIRKTGLIGIALNEGDALAWTRLTTGNDMLIVATRNGQAIRFNEADARPMGRSGHGVRAIKLAEGDEVVGVCICREGGTVLTVTENGKGRRSDIDTYRITARGGKGIRNYDASKDKVAAVKIVDDIDDVLLSSQEGIIIRLHANEIPVQSRYGSGVRVMRLGENDKVMVLARTDHDDEAQTESIESDAEDEPTAEQLAEMEAADEASAAEAPEADVGDEE, translated from the coding sequence ATGGAAGAAGATTACGTGATGATACCGGGCAGCGGTACCAAGATGATCATCCGGGACGTCAAGAAAGAGATCGAGACGGCGTTTCTGGATTACTCCATGTCGGTCATCGTGGCCCGCGCCCTGCCGGATGTGCGTGACGGTCTGAAGCCCGTCCACCGCCGCATCCTCTACACCATGCACGAGCGCGGCAACGACCCCAGCCATCCCTACCGCAAGTCGGCGGACACCGTCGGTGCGGTGCTGGGTTCTTACCATCCCCACGGCGACGCCTCCGTCTACGACGCGATGGTCCGTCTGGCACAGGATTTCTCCCTGCGCTACCCGCTGGTGGACGGCCAGGGCAACTTCGGCTCTGTGGACGGTGACCCCCCGGCAGCTTACCGTTACACCGAAGCCCGCATGAGCCGGATGGCTGTCGAGATGCTGACCGACATCGACAAGGACACCATCAACTGGGACCCCAACTTCGACGAGACGAAGAAGGAGCCGAGCGTCCTGCCCTGCCGCTTCCCGAACCTGCTGGTCAACGGCAGTCAGGGCATCGCCGTCGGCATGGCCACCAATATCCCGCCCCACAACCTCAGCGAGGTCATCGACGGCTGCGTGGCCTATATCGACGACCCCGACATCGACCTGCCCGGCCTGATGGAGCACATCAAAGGCCCGGACTTCCCCACTGCCGGCATCATCATGGGGCGCAGCGGCATCCGCGCCGCCTACGCCACCGGCCGCGGCAAGATCACCCTGCGGGGCCGCGCTACCATCGAAGAGACCAAGAATGGCCGCACCCAGATCATCATCACGGAGATCCCGTATATGGTCAACAAGGCCCGGCTCATCGAGAATATGGCCGATCTGGTCAAGGACAAGCGCATCGAGGGTATCACCGGACTGAACGATGAGACCAACCGCAAGGGAATGCGCATCGTGGTGGACATCCGCAAGGACGCCAACGCGCAGGTCATCCTGAACCAGCTGTATCAGTACACCCAGCTGCAGGACACCGTGGGCGTCATCATGCTGGCCATCGACCACAAGGTGCCCAAGGTCATGACCCTGAAACAGATGATCCAGAAGTACGTCGAGTTTCAGGATGAAGTCGTCCGCCGCCGCACCCAGTACGACCTGAAGAAGGCCAAGGAGCGCGCCCACATCCTCGAGGGCTTGAAAAAGGCCACTGACATCGTGGACGAGCTGATCGCCACCATCCGCGCCTGCAAGGGCGGTATGTCGGAAGCCAAGGCCGCCATCATGGAGCAGTTCGGCTTCGACGACCCGCAGGCCGACGCCATCGTGAAATTGCAGCTGGGCCGTCTGGCCGGCCTCGAGATTTTGAAGATCGAGGAAGAGCTGTCCGGCCTGCAGGCCAAGATCGAGGACTGGGAAGACATCCTCGCCCACGATGCCCGGGTGCTCGAGATCGTCAAGAACGAGCTGCTGGACATGAAGAAGCGCTTCGGCGACGAGCGCCGCACCGAGATCCAGTCCGTCACCGGCGAGGTGGACATCGAGGACCTCATCGCCGAGGAACAGTGTGTCTATACCCTCACCGAGGCCGGTTATATCAAGCGTCAGCTCAAGGCCACCTATCAGGCCCAGAAGCGCGGCGGCCGCGGCATCTCCGGCATGACCCGGAAGGAAGAGGACATCGTGCAGGAGATGTTCGTCGGCTCCACCCACGACTACGTCCTGTTCGTCACCGACAGGGGCCGCCTTTTCCGGGTCAAGGGCTACACCATCTCCGAGGGCAGCCGCACCAGCAAGGGCAGCAACATCGTCAACCTGCTGCAGCTGGCCGAGGGCGAGAAGGTCACGAATATGCTCTGCTACCCCAAGGATGAGGACAACAAGGGCGGCTTCGTCACCATGGTGACAAAGCAGGGCCTCATCAAGCGCACCCCGCTGGAGCAGTACGCCAACATCCGCAAGACGGGCCTCATCGGCATCGCCCTCAACGAGGGTGACGCGCTGGCATGGACCCGCCTGACCACCGGCAATGATATGCTCATCGTGGCTACCCGCAACGGTCAAGCCATCCGCTTCAACGAGGCCGACGCCCGCCCGATGGGCCGCAGCGGCCACGGCGTCCGGGCCATCAAGCTGGCCGAGGGCGACGAGGTCGTCGGCGTCTGCATCTGCCGCGAGGGCGGCACGGTGCTCACCGTCACCGAGAACGGCAAGGGCCGCCGCTCCGACATCGACACCTACCGCATCACCGCACGCGGCGGCAAGGGCATCCGGAACTACGACGCCTCCAAGGACAAGGTGGCAGCGGTCAAGATCGTGGATGACATCGACGATGTGCTGCTGAGCAGTCAGGAGGGCATCATCATCCGCCTGCACGCCAACGAGATCCCCGTCCAGAGCCGCTATGGCTCCGGCGTCCGGGTCATGCGTCTGGGCGAGAACGACAAGGTCATGGTCCTTGCCCGCACGGACCACGACGATGAGGCACAGACTGAGAGCATCGAGTCTGATGCCGAGGACGAACCCACCGCCGAGCAGCTGGCGGAGATGGAAGCAGCCGATGAGGCATCGGCCGCCGAAGCTCCCGAGGCCGACGTCGGCGACGAGGAATAA
- a CDS encoding polysaccharide deacetylase family protein: MQSNEPYIGSVRFFKNIIFLCCILGVLIPTGLALRWRSRAKTAESLLAQNAVVLTGEEDEAASEAEAASAETEPEADSPDEQEPLSYQLLYPDFYAPTPLPDIEDAGKTIYLTFDDGPSDRTDEVLKILDEKGVKATFFVIGREDETSIQRIKKAAAAGHTIGMHSYSHDYEKIYTSVEDFLDDFYKLFVILRDEAGVTPTVFRFPGGSLNNYNQGVYKEIIAEMLRRGFRYYDWNLSAEDAAKKSPSASTIVEGITSYSAQKKHGVVLMHDSAHCKTTVEALPALIDTLREQGFDFAPLDRTVRQVSFHYRSASNQS, translated from the coding sequence ATGCAGAGCAATGAGCCGTATATCGGAAGCGTCCGGTTTTTCAAAAACATCATTTTTTTGTGCTGCATCCTCGGCGTGCTCATCCCGACCGGGCTGGCGCTCCGCTGGCGGAGCCGGGCAAAGACGGCAGAGAGCCTGCTGGCCCAGAACGCCGTCGTGCTGACGGGCGAAGAGGATGAAGCTGCCAGCGAGGCCGAGGCGGCTTCGGCAGAGACCGAGCCGGAGGCCGACAGCCCCGACGAGCAGGAGCCGCTCAGCTACCAGCTGCTCTACCCGGATTTCTATGCGCCCACCCCTCTGCCGGACATCGAGGACGCCGGCAAGACCATCTACCTCACCTTCGATGACGGCCCCTCCGACCGCACCGACGAGGTGCTGAAGATCTTGGACGAGAAGGGGGTCAAGGCCACCTTCTTCGTCATTGGCCGGGAGGATGAGACCTCCATCCAGCGCATCAAGAAGGCCGCTGCGGCAGGCCACACCATCGGGATGCACAGCTACAGCCACGACTACGAAAAGATCTATACCTCGGTGGAGGATTTCCTCGATGACTTCTATAAGCTGTTCGTCATCCTCCGGGATGAGGCAGGCGTGACCCCCACGGTGTTCCGTTTCCCGGGCGGCAGCCTCAACAACTACAATCAGGGCGTCTACAAGGAGATCATCGCGGAGATGCTTCGCCGCGGCTTCCGCTACTACGACTGGAACCTTTCGGCAGAGGATGCGGCCAAAAAGTCGCCCTCGGCCAGCACCATCGTGGAGGGCATCACCTCCTATTCGGCCCAGAAGAAGCATGGAGTCGTGCTGATGCATGACTCCGCCCACTGCAAGACGACAGTTGAAGCATTGCCTGCACTCATCGATACGCTGCGGGAGCAGGGCTTTGATTTTGCCCCGCTGGACCGCACGGTGCGTCAGGTCAGCTTCCACTATAGATCGGCGTCAAATCAATCATGA
- a CDS encoding bactofilin family protein — translation MSKKDNFSQAAYEMFGIGRGGSKREADKTAEKPAESAAMNVEEDEMSLTVAPTVAEVKPLEKVPEKPKTTLLAEGSVFEGTLHTKGDVEIAGVFKGDIFSEGNVKLFANIEGNVQGGNVELVTSSVQGDVSAKELLKIGPQSVIGGNIKTKDMICSGRIVGNVESSGRVTLTTGSALTGDLTASTIAVMEGALMEGRFKIVKK, via the coding sequence ATGAGCAAGAAAGACAATTTTTCGCAGGCAGCCTATGAGATGTTCGGCATCGGCAGGGGCGGCAGCAAGCGGGAGGCCGACAAGACGGCGGAGAAGCCTGCGGAGTCCGCAGCCATGAATGTGGAAGAGGACGAGATGAGTCTGACCGTCGCGCCGACCGTAGCAGAGGTGAAGCCTCTGGAAAAGGTCCCTGAGAAGCCCAAGACCACCCTTCTGGCGGAGGGCAGCGTCTTCGAAGGCACCCTGCATACCAAGGGCGATGTGGAGATTGCAGGAGTCTTCAAGGGCGACATCTTCTCCGAGGGCAATGTCAAGCTCTTTGCCAACATCGAGGGCAACGTGCAGGGCGGCAATGTGGAGCTTGTGACCAGCAGCGTACAGGGCGATGTCAGCGCCAAGGAGCTGCTCAAGATCGGCCCCCAGTCGGTCATCGGCGGCAACATCAAGACCAAGGATATGATCTGCTCTGGCCGCATCGTGGGCAATGTGGAGTCCAGCGGCCGTGTGACCCTGACCACCGGCAGCGCCCTCACGGGCGACCTGACCGCCTCCACCATCGCCGTCATGGAGGGCGCTCTGATGGAGGGCCGCTTCAAGATCGTAAAAAAATAA